One Tenebrio molitor chromosome 2, icTenMoli1.1, whole genome shotgun sequence genomic region harbors:
- the LOC138124177 gene encoding putative gustatory receptor 28b, producing MSFFTTVPSYIKYVYKLTGVLQFSVENTFRSRLWCLPFYIGFLCLATYFNLVSPHQINDIIEYMDYFGNFGNIVYTSTSIVLFCIRSNKIKLLLTKLDNMVLSTVLVTSSRSKRHFNWRGTLLFLCFLVNFSLNPYSKLSALYMMYIWIPEIIYSSDTLFLADILNYFGDKFESINRNLQRQVDAVDLFSIFPLTNPDKIKILEEDDINFNIQRIQELSHFHYELVSTAVKIGEIFGITIVMTLILWFESIIETIYYIIYVTINDEDNTLVNYAYHGSYVMFMFCWLFVLVTSFSDVQNKANATSTYVHDIWNKYALTGKINVKTRHLQLVSTRLLNTKLHFTAMDFFSLDWTLYHMLIAAVTTYVVILIQFHI from the exons ATGTCTTTCTTCACAACAGTACCATCTTACATCAAATATGTGTACAAACTGACCGGTGTTCTGCAGTTTTCGGTCGAAAACACTTTTCGGTCGCGCTTGTGGTGCCTTCCTTTCTACATTGGTTTTCTTTGCTTGGCCACTTACTTCAACCTTGTGTCACCACATCAAATCAACGACATTATTGAATATATGGATTACTTTGGAAATTTCGGAAACATCGTCTACACCTCAACATctatagttttattttgtatcagAAGCAACAAGATCAAACTGTTGCTAACGAAACTTGACAACATGGTACTGTCCACGGTACTCGTCACGTCCAGTAGAAGCAAGCGGCACTTCAACTGGAGGGGGACTCttctctttttgtgcttcttGGTGAACTTTTCGTTGAATCCTTATTCGAAGCTTTCTGCCCTTTACATGATGTACATCTGGATTCCTGAAATAATTTACTCGTCGGACACTCTCTTCCTGGCCGACATTTTGAACTACTTTGGTGACAAATTCGAATCGATTAATCGAAACTTGCAACGCCAAGTCGATGCGGTCGatttgttttctatttttccgTTGACAAATCCCGACAAGATCAAAATTCTAGAAGAGGATGACATCAACTTCAATATTCAACGCATCCAGGAGCTGTCGCACTTCCACTACGAACTGGTCAGTACGGCTGtcaaaattggagagatttttggAATTACGATAGTTATGACGTTGATACTGTGGTTTGAAAGTATAATCGAAACTATTTATTATATAATCTACGTCACAATCAACGACGAAGATAACACTCTTGTCAACTATGCATACCACGGATCTTATGTGATgtttatgttttgttggttgttcGTACTGGTTACGAGTTTCAGTGACGTCCAAAATAAg GCCAACGCAACATCTACTTACGTTCATGACATTTGGAATAAATATGCATTAACTGGAAAAATTAACGTAAAAACACGTCATCTTCAGCTTGTTTCTACTAGACTGCTTAATACAAAACTACATTTTACTGCCATGGATTTTTTTAGTTTGGACTGGACCCTATACCATATG ctaATAGCTGCAGTCACTACTTATGTGGTCATACTCATACAATTCCATATTTAA